The Pochonia chlamydosporia 170 chromosome 3, whole genome shotgun sequence genome contains the following window.
TCGACTTTGAGCCTACATGCCGGCGCAAGTTGACCATCACTCAATCATCACCAGGTCTACGACACATATTCAAAGACGTCAGCATCCACGACGGTGGATCGTGGAGTGCTGAGCCCTCCAGAGGCGGCGAGTACCACTGTCACGCTTTGGATCTCCGCGACATATCCATATCAGTCACTGAGCTACCGTCACCCATCCGCAGTGACATTCCAACCCTTCTCTTGTCCGAATGCTGCCTCTGCTACCTAACACAGCAGGATTCTGAAAACGTTTTACAATTCTTCAGTTCCAAGATACATCATCTGGCCGCCTTGCTGTATGAGCCCATGCCATTGCAAGACGCATTCGGTGAGATGATGATTTCCAATTTGAGAGCCCGGCATATCAATATGCCGTCGTTGGAAAAGTACAAAGACCAGCACGCACAACTGTCAAGATTACGAGAATCCGGGTTCGACAGCGTCGGCCATGCTACGATTGAAAATACCTGGGATAAATGGGTTGACGATAaagagagggagagagtGGATCGCCTGGAAGGtctggatgaggttgaggagtggaagctgctggcggcgCATTACGTAGTCGTTTGGGGGGCAAGAGGAGCGACATTTGGCCCTTTAGGTGATAGGACTTGATTAGCGCAACTTTGCATGAATTACAAAAGTTGCCCAAGTGTAAAGAACACAGTCTGTGACTAAAAAGCTAAGATCAAAGTCTGTCGTCAAGGTGCCTTAAGAGTGGGTCACGTGGTATCATGAAATGGTGCGCCCTGTGCCAAGATCGCGACGACTTACCCATCATCTCGATTCTTGAAAGCGCAactcatcgccaacaacacatAACTCGCTTATTCTTGGATACCCGGTTCAACTAACTACTCAGAAGCTCTTATTTTGCTGCGAATATTCCCCCCTATCCTTTCCGCCAACCTACCTCGGCACATCATCGCACATATCCTAATCTCACTCTCACTTCATCATCTCAGTGAGCGTTGCGCACGCCTCAATCAGCTTGGATCATCGTGTAAACATCATAATTCATAGTAAAATCGATACGCGATCACGAATTCATCATCCATCAGCCGTGGGAGGGGGAAGTGTTGAGAATTTCACCCATTCAATTCCTGCTCTCACTCAAGTGAGCCGCAAACATGGCCGACTCCAAAGATAACAAGGCGTACAAATATCGCCAAGAAATCAGCCAGGTACGCACTCCTCTGAAACTCCAAGCGAACACTCACTAACCCCAACAGATGATGTACGTCTCTGGCGAAACTGGCGAACCATCCGTCGAAACCACCAGCATCATAGAAGACATTGTCCGACAACAAGTCATAGAACTAGTAAAACCAACCCCCAAGCCAACTCACATCTCCCAAAACACTCACTAACAAACCCAGCTCCGCAACTGCACAGAGCTCGCCTCCCGGCGCGGCTCCAAATCCATATCCACAAAcgacctcatcttccaaaTCCGCCACGACCAAGCCAAAGTCAGCCGCCTCCGCACCTTCCTCTCGTGGAAAGACGTGCGCAAAAACGTCAAAGACTCCGAAGACAAGGGCGCGGACGCGGACCTCGCAGGCGGCGACGACGCCGTCGTCCCCGGCGGGCCCGTCGacgaagccgccaagaagaacaaaaaggCCAAGGTCGGACTGCCCTGGGAGCCCGCGTCCTTCTACTCCGTCGAAGTGCCGGAGCgggacgacgaagaggacgaggaggaagaggagatgaACTACATTACGCTCCAGCGGCTTAGGAAGGCTGACGAGCGGACCAAGGCCATGACCAAGGAGGAGTACGTGACGTGGTCGGAGTATCGGCA
Protein-coding sequences here:
- a CDS encoding SAGA-like transcriptional regulatory complex subunit Spt3 (similar to Metarhizium acridum CQMa 102 XP_007807027.1) translates to MADSKDNKAYKYRQEISQMMYVSGETGEPSVETTSIIEDIVRQQVIELLRNCTELASRRGSKSISTNDLIFQIRHDQAKVSRLRTFLSWKDVRKNVKDSEDKGADADLAGGDDAVVPGGPVDEAAKKNKKAKVGLPWEPASFYSVEVPERDDEEDEEEEEMNYITLQRLRKADERTKAMTKEEERFREWAGFGIVTDSKPSDDIVDILGFLTFEMVATLTEVALKVKEQEDMARAQSGADNAGTKKRKMQLGGLFDPPSEGKTPVEPRHVQEAFRRFQQRPKKTRAMLNGTKIVQKTPLNII
- a CDS encoding leucine carboxyl methyltransferase superfamily (similar to Metarhizium robertsii ARSEF 23 XP_007822674.1) yields the protein MAAPSIPNLLSLRGSSRGGGRGGRGRRQGGPANSSNGTSPDAAIQGTDTDAAVSRLSAVDLGYLEDPYARLFVNGPPTRRLPIINRGTYMRTKSLDAMVDAFLSHNGSSVKQIISLGAGTDTRPLHMLQKPGAENIIYHEVDFEPTCRRKLTITQSSPGLRHIFKDVSIHDGGSWSAEPSRGGEYHCHALDLRDISISVTELPSPIRSDIPTLLLSECCLCYLTQQDSENVLQFFSSKIHHLAALLYEPMPLQDAFGEMMISNLRARHINMPSLEKYKDQHAQLSRLRESGFDSVGHATIENTWDKWVDDKERERVDRLEGLDEVEEWKLLAAHYVVVWGARGATFGPLGDRT